The Girardinichthys multiradiatus isolate DD_20200921_A chromosome 6, DD_fGirMul_XY1, whole genome shotgun sequence genome window below encodes:
- the LOC124870642 gene encoding anti-dorsalizing morphogenic protein: MLVFALSCAALLCVTAAWPALGDQGNHFTSEGESEVVRSAAIKRLLEVFGMEDPPAVHGHKQPPQYMLDLYNTVADVDGVTKDPYLLEGNTVRSFFDKLRSEQVEFKFNLSTVPRTEKVLMAELHLFKLRPQASLTFSRHHFCQVSVYQLLDSGKTNSTQAKKLLSSRLIPVHSTGWEVFAVTQAVRSWMADEGSNLGLYVVVRTLGESQTDLKLIRFASGRHHHLSKHPMLVLFTDDGRRSAALESTNAHEAIANSFLPQTPTSVKSSRTARSLDYGEEEGWSKSCQRLPLYVDFEEIGWSGWIVSPRGYNAYHCKGSCSFPLGQNMRPTNHATVQSIINALKLIRGIETPCCVPDKLFSINLLYFDDDENVVLKQYNDMVAGSCGCH; encoded by the exons ATGTTGGTGTTTGCGCTCAGTTGTGCCGCTCTGCTTTGCGTCACCGCAGCGTGGCCTGCGCTCGGAGACCAGGGGAATCATTTCACCTCAGAGGGCGAGTCAGAGGTGGTCCGCTCAGCTGCCATTAAAAGACTTCTGGAAGTTTTCGGGATGGAGGACCCCCCTGCTGTCCATGGACACAAGCAGCCTCCTCAGTACATGCTCGATCTGTACAACACGGTGGCTGATGTGGACGGCGTGACCAAGGACCCCTATCTGCTGGAGGGGAATACTGTGCGCAGCTTCTTTGACAAAT tgcGCAGTGAACAGGTGGAGTTCAAGTTTAATTTGTCAACAGTGCCAAGAACCGAGAAGGTCCTCATGGCAGAACTCCACCTCTTCAAGCTGCGCCCACAGGCATCCCTCACATTCAGCAGACATCACTTCTGCCAA GTCAGTGTTTATCAGCTGTTGGATAGTGGTAAAACCAACAGCACTCAGGCAAAGAAGTTGCTGTCCTCTCGACTCATTCCAGTCCACTCAACTGGTTGGGAAGTGTTCGCAGTCACACAAGCT GTGCGCTCCTGGATGGCAGATGAAGGCAGTAACCTAGGGCTCTACGTGGTGGTTAGGACGCTGGGAGAAAGCCAGACGGACCTGAAACTGATCCGTTTTGCTTCAGGGCGCCACCACCACCTGAGCAAACATCCCATGCTGGTTCTATTCACCGATGACGGCCGCCGCTCTGCTGCACTCGAGAGCACAA ATGCCCATGAGGCCATCGCCAACTCCTTTCTCCCCCAGACCCCTACGTCAGTCAAATCTTCCCGCACAGCTCGCTCCCTGGACTATGGCGAGGAGGAAGGCTGGTCCAAGTCCTGCCAGCGCCTGCCTCTGTATGTGGACTTCGAGGAGATTGGCTGGTCGGGGTGGATCGTGTCTCCCAGGGGCTACAACGCTTATCACTGCAAGGGGTCCTGCTCCTTCCCCTTGGGTCAGAACATGAGGCCGACTAACCATGCCACCGTCCAGTCCATCATCAACGCCCTGAAGCTGATCCGAGGCATCGAGACGCCGTGCTGCGTGCCTGACAAGCTGTTTTCCATCAACCTGCTGTACTTTGATGATGATGAGAATGTTGTTTTGAAGCAGTATAATGACATGGTGGCTGGAAGCTGTGGCTGTCACTGA